The following coding sequences are from one Sphingomonadaceae bacterium OTU29LAMAA1 window:
- a CDS encoding cytochrome c oxidase assembly protein, which translates to MFAVIGICFMTGVAWASIPLYRMFCQVTGLNGTTQRGEEAPGAVNKLIRVDFDSNVAPGMKWRFRPEAGSETVRIGARDMAFFTATNTDTKPVTGTATFNVTPSSAGKYFTKIQCFCFTQQTLKPGETQRMPVIFFVDPKIMDDPDAKDVETITLSYTFYPVDSAKTTG; encoded by the coding sequence ATGTTCGCGGTGATCGGCATCTGCTTCATGACCGGCGTCGCCTGGGCGAGCATCCCGCTATATCGCATGTTCTGTCAGGTCACCGGTCTTAACGGCACGACGCAACGCGGCGAAGAGGCACCGGGCGCGGTCAACAAGCTGATCCGCGTCGATTTCGACAGCAACGTCGCCCCCGGCATGAAGTGGCGCTTCCGCCCCGAAGCCGGATCGGAAACCGTCAGGATCGGCGCGCGCGACATGGCGTTCTTCACTGCGACGAACACCGACACGAAGCCGGTCACCGGCACCGCGACGTTCAACGTCACGCCCAGCTCGGCCGGCAAATATTTCACCAAGATCCAGTGCTTCTGCTTCACCCAGCAAACGCTGAAGCCGGGCGAGACGCAGCGCATGCCGGTCATCTTCTTCGTCGATCCGAAGATCATGGACGACCCGGATGCGAAGGACGTGGAAACGATCACCCTCTCCTACACGTTTTACCCGGTGGATTCTGCCAAAACCACGGGCTAG
- a CDS encoding heme o synthase → MTAATPLLPPADWRDFLALTKPRVMTLVVFTGLCGMLAAPVGIHPVIGFTAILCIALGAGAAGALNQWYEADIDAKMRRTQKRPLPDGRMDRQAALHFGVGLAAFSVILMFVAVNFAAAAILTVSILFYVLIYTVWLKRRTPQNIVIGGAAGAFPPLIGWAAATGHVALLPVLLFSLVFLWTPPHFWALALFMNSDYTNAGVPMLPVVAGERVTRRQIGLYTIPMALVAIAPWALGLTGAIYGVVAVAMTLAFAGLAAIVATRKTGTDDTMKPEKRLFSYSILYLFVMFGALVVDRWVFA, encoded by the coding sequence ATGACGGCCGCGACGCCCCTGCTTCCCCCCGCCGACTGGCGCGATTTCCTGGCGCTGACCAAGCCGCGGGTGATGACGCTCGTCGTCTTCACCGGCTTGTGCGGGATGCTGGCGGCTCCCGTCGGCATCCACCCGGTGATCGGCTTCACCGCGATCCTGTGCATCGCGCTGGGCGCAGGTGCGGCGGGTGCGCTCAACCAATGGTATGAAGCCGATATCGACGCCAAGATGCGCCGTACGCAAAAGCGTCCTCTGCCCGATGGCCGGATGGACCGGCAGGCTGCGCTGCACTTCGGTGTCGGCCTTGCCGCCTTTTCGGTCATCCTGATGTTCGTCGCAGTGAACTTTGCCGCAGCCGCGATCCTGACCGTCTCGATCCTGTTCTACGTGCTGATCTACACCGTCTGGCTCAAGCGTCGTACGCCGCAGAACATCGTCATCGGCGGCGCGGCAGGCGCATTCCCCCCGCTGATCGGCTGGGCTGCGGCGACGGGCCATGTCGCGCTGCTGCCGGTGCTGTTGTTCAGCCTCGTCTTCCTGTGGACGCCGCCGCATTTCTGGGCGCTCGCGCTGTTCATGAACAGCGACTATACCAACGCCGGCGTGCCGATGCTGCCCGTCGTCGCGGGTGAACGCGTGACGCGGCGACAGATCGGCCTCTACACCATCCCGATGGCGCTGGTCGCGATCGCACCTTGGGCGCTCGGCCTGACCGGCGCGATCTACGGCGTTGTCGCCGTCGCCATGACGCTCGCCTTCGCCGGTCTCGCCGCGATCGTCGCGACGCGGAAGACGGGCACCGATGACACGATGAAGCCGGAGAAGCGCTTGTTCAGCTATTCGATCCTCTATCTGTTCGTGATGTTCGGCGCGCTCGTCGTCGATCGCTGGGTGTTCGCATGA